TTGTTGGCTGACCTGGGTACGGGTGCGGGTCTCGTCTTGGACATCGGTTTGTTGATCCTCTGCGTCTTGGTCTCTTGCCCTTGCAGAGGTTTGGCTCTGCGCTCGACTCGCTGTCCCTACGTTTGTAGGTTGTACCGATCCCGTAGTGTGTCGTCCTAGTAGCCTCCGCTGTTGCAGCATATACGCCGCTGACCGCTCGTCGAAGGCAGTAGATTGGAACTGATCGTCCGGCCACTTCGGACAATCCTCCTTGTGCAGTAGCTTGGCCACAGCTTCGCTTGGCGGCATGTTAACACGGCCAGTGTACACgcccttaaagcggaggatccgctttagttccttaGTATACGTTGCATGCGCGCGCATAAACATAGCTTCAGTCCAgccttcaaagtcctgacaGAACTCACCAAAGAGCTCTGCGTCTGCTGTTGGCCGGTCTGTGTAGTCTGCgatcgcacgcgcaatgtacgttgttgctgcagTTCCGTCTACCTCGTCGTCTGGGGCTTCGATCTCATCGTCCCAGATCTTTGGATCAATGTGACGCCACTCTCTTGCCTTTAggtttgtggtccctagcAACTCCTCTCGTGTGAGTGTACAGCCTCCATTACTGCTTGCTGTTTCGCTCGCCATTTGTTGTTGACGCGTGCCGTGCTGGCTGCGTTCGCCAGGGATACGTCGGTTGTCGTAGATTGTTGACGTGTGCCTTGCTGGCTGCGTTCGCCAGGGACTCGTCGGTagtcgtgggttgtacacgggtcaatGGCGCGACCAAGTGGGGGTCGGTGCGTGTATGGACTGCGTCTGGGAACGCTCTGATACGGCTGGAACGGTCGGTCTCAAGCCGGATGAGACGCCTGATACAGCTAACAGTGAACTTAGCACAGATAACTCCGCCGCTGATGTAGGCgatctagggaacgcgcggggttATAGGATCTGTCTCTTctaacctaactgtctgtgactgccatgcaatcactgatcagtgttggtaggccttgtacgatcgtacgggtgaataacaacaacgaggttcttctggtgactggtattggtattgatcttctacgaacatagctgctacgaaggtacacctaagctctgcgcaaggtgggccgaagtcgggccgaagtgtcaagcagccgacgtctctaccgatactcacgattCGACATTATATTCACTTgtgttagaacaaggtctcctctggtggtatgactaccataggcgaccgagtagaggtacgaaaggtaaccctgtattggattgaacttcactaagagctattgttctatctacttgttgttatgatgatcttaggacgtacatgacagatcatcattccgcgtcggtccttctgctcgggcttactccacgaacctcacctcgccgacctggactgaacctaacatattcttaacactcccctcagggcaggtccggtccaaggacaactcctaattggttcttgaatctctcgaatgcgactcgctgcaatggctttgtcattccatcagccaccatgtctgcagttggaacgtaggccacatcgagtttgccttgttctgctaggtctcggataaaatgataacagacgtcgatgtgctttgatctttcgtgaaggtgagggttctttgtaagtgcaatggcaccctggttgtctcctagcatctggaccttgttggtgtcttttccaatgtactttgggaacccaagatctctaaacatttgagcaatccactggccttgcttgcagcatgttgatagtgcgatgtattcagattcgcagcttgacgttgcaacagaccgttgcttcttgctagaccatgatattggacctccgtagaacattgcagtgctccctgaaacgctctttcggtctaccatgtcgcttgcccagtcagcatcagagtagatgacaaattgcgagtgtactccccctggtccgtagcgtagcttcaatgtcactgtcgaccttagatatcgtagcaggttcttcaacgcatggccatggtgttctgctggatcgctcatgtattggcttagctttccgagggtgaatgcaatgtctggacgtgtaagaaccatagcaaacataaggctccctatcacttgctggtattcagtgatgtcgattcgggtgtcgttgtcagtggctggcctaaatgaagtgtaatctgcagatggaatcttcttgtctctgtgttgtttgctagacattccaaacttgtcaagtactgcgtgtaggtactgctcttgatcgaggtagattgtgcggcgctttctgtctcgcgtaactcgtactccaaggatcttatgaatctccccaggttcttggtgttgaatcttccagaaagcttctcgtagaaccaatcaatttgagctcgatcttttgcagcagcagcaatgtcatcaacgtagacgaggatacggagttgtttttctttgtggataaacatgcacgggtctgcgaggctttgtacgaatccccatgccagaagttctttctttatcaacaagttccagtcgcgagcagcctgtttgagtccgtataagctgcggagaactctaaggacgtatccttttttgacttctactccttggggttgcttaagaaagatctcttccttcaagtgcgactctgtgaatgcattcttaatgtcaaagtggaaacattccaggttttccgctgcgacagtggccataaacagacgtaaggtgtccatgcggactgtcggggcaaaagtctcgttgtagtctgttccgtgtgcttgcgtaaaacctcttgccacaaggcgtgccttaaacctctcaacagtcccgtcgagattcgttttgactgtaaaaacccactttgaatcaaccatgttcgcgtcttttggctttggaacttcctcccaggttcgattctctattaacgcgattatctcttcaagtattgctgctttccattgctttccatactttgggtcgttgatagcttgctcgtgtgtctgggggatctggattcctgcgatctcggttgctgcgaaagccttctcagatagtcgtgtttgctcttctgtaaggccaacttgggctagcatagctttaacgatcttgctaaatctctcgtcctcaacaatctcttcgttagacctcttccgtttggcttgtctagtgaagtatcgtggaatctccttttctcgtacagactgggtacacggttcttcgggcccctcttcgttcacaagattaggaacccgctcatcagatggtgcagtaggaggaatagtagttagcctccttggtcttcctctgtgacgcttcactggttcatgagttagctctgccgaagatggttccattaggttctcggaaactggttctattggttctgcaggagatggttccattggttcggtaggagatggttccattggttctgcaggagatggttccattcgttcggtaggagttggttccattcgttcggcaGGAGATAATTCTagatccttcctaggtcttcctcttggttttcggtctggcatcgtattctgcgttccttgtggtccagctggtatgtttcgcagtcgtagttcaactttccctccaggggtgtattcgtccactgacaatcggcttgtccttgaggtgtatccaagctctggcgaatagaacttgaactgcttatttgttgtctcagaatatcccataaatactccaattctgccacggtccacgagcttgtcatgtcgttggtctgctggaatcgttttagggttgatgtacgaatagcatttgctcccccatacacggatgtggtcaatggatggtttcgttcctgtgaatgcctcttcaggactgacttgctttccattgatcataggtcctgtgtttgtacggttgcgtaggtatgcgtctgcttcgacagcttcatcccaaaactcaattggtaaaccagcgtctttcaacattgctctcatatcagcttcagcagtttggatgtttcgctcggctggtccattctggtgtgaggaagcaattgttgtaggctgaatttccacgccttgtgtaactctccattcctcagcttgctgtagaagttctggtgcattgtcggttccagcagctttgactttctcgccagtttgatgttctacaaaggtcttccagattcggagttcccgttgtgcgtctccctttttcttcagcgggataacccagtttttccgcgtgtagctatcaataatttggaggaaccacctgtttcctcgtagagatgttggaaagggtccagcaatgtcaaactgtactaaggctagcttcgtggccttgtgctctcttagctgcttagggatgctgttcttcatctttgtcagggaacacacttcgcagatttcaatcttctctggaacttgaatcttcttctggagagttgtaacttcgtggagtttggcaatctttgtaggtcctaggtgtgcgaaacgtctgtgatacagcaggtatctctccttttcattaaccttaagctcgctcttaactggtgtatggggttccgtgcctaggaatgctgtctcgtggtatccatcggcaatgtgtgacactacgtagaggccgtcgtccatagttgctttaataatgatctcctttcctagtttgaagcatagtacgtgtgaattgaaacgacccttcaggcctgctgcgcaaattcttctccctgataacaaattgactccaaggttaggtacaagcagtacttctgacaaccatgtcgacgatccgtctttacacaccacttgagcttctcctttccagtctgcatataattctccccctccaacccgaactagtcttcgcttgatcttgatcattcgtctaaacaatgagggttggtcagacatgtgggaggaggcgccagtgtcggcagcccaagtagatggagaggccttaccgacaatgtcttttgagagacggcatgtctcaatttcctcgggttcagagtctgaggtctcggataattcatctgactctgaattgacttcttcggctccatatgctttgccagtctTTTTGTGAGAATTCCTTTGCTTGAGTGTCTTAATAGGCGgcttagatgatttcttagcgtcgtattcctcaaggagctttcgagctctctcacgtcttggacagtctcgtacgccatgggctccgtcacaaaggaagcattggaccATAAACTTAGtaccagattcggagtcagacgatagtggtgagctcttgtgatttcggcgcttgtaaggcggaacatacttctccgtcttccggaatgctgggagagctttttcgtcggcgtcttgctggtctcgaacctccttctcttccagaaacttaagtttctgttcaaccgtaaggttaagttgggcgtttaaggtgtcaatcgtagtcttaaattctttcgggagtgatctaataagaacgagtagtagtgcagagtccttgtaagctccgttggtgtcagcgtctgctgctacgagtttgcgtcggtattcctttagcttttcccatgatccaacaatTGTGTTCCCAGGATTGaatgtgaacgtttgaattctggtcatgtaaatgttggcggttgtggcgtcagtttgggtgtacttcttttgtaggtaggcccagaactggaaggcagtgtcgtattcgtcaataagggcttggtcatcttcagtaagcgaccgaaacaagagatcgattgcagtggcttcatcttctaggtacttgtctcttttttcaatgttgacgcggatcttagtatgcttgtctgcttcagcaatttccaactcttccatagcctccgttAGTTCACCGGCTATTGCTATTTGGCAGTGCTGTACCAGGtttttctcgcagacatagaagactttcttccccttaagcttgaccttgtttcggcggaaccaagtatcgtggttttcagctgtaagttggggaatcttccattcttccttctctacagccatcttgtgtgttttgagttggtgagactattatgcgagcaaggtacgtggtatgatgctaagagtgtaggtgatgcgggcgatgcgggcgatacaggcgatgcgggcgatccgggcgatccgggtgatattctgcgggcggtgcagtcgttatcggttctcgggtgtagagacggtgtatttaagtgtgattgcgtgttaaccgcgttgtacacgacttcttttcttttctgattccttcttgaatctaagtccttcgtgacttgggtggatgttttgattccttcttgaatctgagtccttcgtgactcgggtaggtgtttgaaaacaataacgttgggttaggcaaccgggctcataacctgttagaacaaggtctcctctggtggtatgactaccataggcgaccgagtagaggtacgaaaggtaaccctgtattggattgaacttcactaagagctattgttctatctacttgttgttatgatgatcttaggacgtacatgacagatcatcattccgcgtcggtccttctgctcgggcttactccacgaacctcacctcgccgacctggactgaacctaacatattcttaacaaCTTGCCTATTTTTCTGTCTGTCTGTCTGTCTGTCGAATTACCGTGTGTTGAGATAGTAGCTTGGTCGGATGAAGTAACGAACGCGGTCGATGTCGTTGATCATGATGAGAAACGGGTCGGTGGAAGGGCGGAGCGGGTATGCGGGATGGGGACACGGTACGGGGGTAACGGGAATGTAGATTGCGGGTACCACGCATCAACCCTACGGCATATATACTAGCTTCCGTTCTCTAATATAGATGCGGATGCGCATGTGATTGTGCAACGGTAGAATTGAGGCGTTGGTACCACAGTGTTACATTGAGTACCATGTAGAAGGGAGACGAGTCAAGTACTGTAGATGAAGGCATGTGGGAGGATCAGGGGGTTTAGTAGGAGATGAAAAAGCGAGATAGAGTGGAGGGTGATGATGGGGGGAAGTGTAGGTAGAGGGGAAGAGTGTAGCGGGTGAGTAGAGTAGATAGATTGGGGCCGACTGGGACTAGTTAGGGGTGATGGGAAAAATGATACATCTACTATGAAATACATATCCTTTTTTGCATGCTTAGAAACTTCAAACTAGACTCCTTGCTCACTTGATTGATGGAAATGCATTTTCCATGCTATTATTATGCTTCCCCCGAGGACCCATCGCCCCATAACCCTCCGCCTAAGCATGATTCTCTACATATCATCCTGACATTCTACTTCCCCTCCTCTACTATCTTGCCCTCGCCGTCCATCCCCACTTCAACACACACCTTCACCCTCCCCTACACCCTCTACACCCACTACTCCGCCATACACGACCTCCTCAACCTTCTCCGCGACGACGGCATCCTCGTCCGATCACTCTGGGATTTAGACAACGACACACTTGTGGGAAGTGGAGATTGGCATGCTAGAGTTAGACCGGGGTGGAGGGTTGGTGTATGGTGTGTTGATGGTGATGTCAAAGTGTTGGGTAGGAAAGGAGGATGTGGGAGATGGTGCTGGGGAGAGGGTTGCTGGGGGAGATGTTGGAGCTGGTGCTGGTGGAATCGTTACAGTGGAGAAGTTGAGGATGAAGACGGCGATGATGAAGATTGTGCAGGTAACAAATGGTGGTTTAAACGGTGGAGGGATAGAGTGGAAAGTGTGACACTGCATCAGCGGGACCTTGCATCTGAAGAACCGACGACACGTATGATCGTGATTTATCTCGCTTCCATGCTAGTTCTCATCATCATGATAAATATACATCCACATTGAAAGACGTAGATTCAGTAAAACGAGTGTGGGTGTCGGATTacagatatcaacgatatctcagccacgCGATCGGCCGCACTAATCTCGGTCACGCGGAcaggcgcactgatcgcggcgtccgagcagcgctcagaccagacctcctatatctagctcttccatagttctccttcgcaagacaatcaatcagaaccatcaccgaacagaatgcattcctagttatcgttatttcctttcagcactagtgctacaGCCCTACCAACAGTGGGGGTTTTATTCTTGCTACCTAACTATGACATCTTTTGTCTTCCTGTGTATTTGACGATTTTTTTGGGTACTTTCTATTTTCTTGGTACAAAAAGACAACGCGATATTCAAACTCTGCTCTTTCTTGCTTGGCCTTTGAGGGCCCCATGTTGAGAGTGCAACGCTTGTTTGGGAAACAGAGAAATTATAGGTTGATACCCTCACGGCCTAGCTCTGCAGCCGCTGCATTGAACTCCATGACGCGGCGAGCAATTTCAGGGTCCCATCTGGAGTactcatcatcatcgtcatcatcattATCGTGATCGTGATCGTGATCGTGATCGTGATCGTGATCGTGATCGTGATCGTGATCGTGATTGTGATTGTGATTGTGATCGTGATCGTGATTGTGATCGTGATCGTCACCGTCACCTGCCAGGCGGTGGGCTACCATGTGGTGGAGTTGTTCAGGACGAATTTCCAAGCACCTCGATATTACCGCATTTATATGTTCCCCCCAAGCCCACATGATCTTGGCATCCTTTAACACCTGTCCCGGCCAATTGCCATACAGGTGTACAAAGTCGACGGGACTAAAGGAGTGGAAGAAGATTTTGCTGTCTGTCGCCATTCGGCTGAGACATACATCTCCTCCCCTCGCCAAGTGCTCGTTGACTTGGGTTTGAGGCAGCATAGAAAAGATGCCCAGGTTGTTTGGGGGTGGCTTTGCCTTTTCGAATATCGTGGCTTGTATGGCGATGTGAACCTTGCGAAGATGAATGGCAAATTTGGGGTCATCTTTGGCAATGCATTCCCAATGATGCTCGTCTGCAGCGGCTTCCTCGAGAATGTAGACACCCAAGTAAGGGGTCAAGCTCTTCTTCTTATCCCATTTGGTATCCTTACTGAAGGAACTCACTATCCTTGACCAAATCTTTCCGCATTGGTCTTGGAGCGCTTGCCAGCTGAAGTAAAGGTCTGTAGCATCACCCTCAAGCCAACTTGAGAGATCACGCAAGAGAGTAGTGGGCCCGTTATCACTACCAGGGTGGTACTCGCAGCGACCACGTCTCTCAGATGCGAATTTCTCGTCAAGTTCTTCAGGTGTGAGACGAAGCTTCTTGGCCAAACGAGCCATTTCGGTTGGAGACCGCATGGTGCTGAAAAGGTTCCTGACTTGGGTGTCGATGGACGCGGCGTTTGCCGCCGTCCCAAAGCTCCGTTCGCGGAAAATCGGAGCAAGAATGCTGGGGTCCTGTATCCAACGGCTATTCTTGGGCTTCAAGGATCGTCCCCGCGCTGCATTTTTGGCTTTTTCACTCATTCTTTCCTCACGAGCTTGGTCAGCACGAGACTGGCCCATCATGAGCTTCACTTTTCGCACACACTCCTCAAACGTCTTGGGAACACCCCCAAAGAAGATATGGGCCTCGTCTTGTTGGTATATCAGATACTCCATGTCGGGCCATTTTGGCGAGTCGGGAGCAATAAGACGAGTAGCTTTGTACAGATGGGCCATCATACACATTTCACCGGCCACGCGCTCAAGGTTGTGCCCGGTTGTGTTGAGTTCCAAGTAGGCATCGTACATGAGCAGTCCACAGCGAATAGGATTAGGCTTCAAGGTATCGCATGGATCCTTGGCAAGCTCCTGGTTGTATTTGAGGTTGTGCGTCATGTCCACTCGAAGTTCTTCAATGCGCTCGTCGGTAAATGGCGAAGACGACTTGCACGTAAAGACCTCGTTGTATGAGATTTCCTTATCCAGACGCTCTTGTAGCTCCCATAGTGGCTTCTGGGCGTCTTCTTCGCCTATGACATCCTGAATGTCGAGGAGAAGTTGCATGCCAAACTGAGGCCGAGTTAGTGGTATCTCACATGGGGTCGTACTCTAGGGCTACTTACGGTCGTCCACAGAGGAACTTCGTTGTGTTTGAACATGTGGTCCATGCCGCGGGTGACCTCATCTATTGCTATAGTGTCATGATGTTTGGTTGTGAAATGCCGGAATGTCTGGCACAGTTTGACCGTGCGCATGGTATCCTTGTGAACACCTCCGACGGGTTCGAAGGCGGTCTCGCTAATGCTTGGAATGCAGGGTTTCTTGCATTTCCTGCATGTAATTACATCGTACAGATAGTATTTCAACCCTGAGTAGACGGGCCAAAAGCACCAATAAACCTGGGAGCAATCGTGGGCGCCAGGCATCATTAGGCCACTGGGGAACAAGAAATCATGAAGCTCCTCTTCGCCATGCAAATCGTCCCCATGCTGGGTCGTCAAGAGGAGTGCAGGGAGTACCCTTACAGGGAACCTCTTGCTTGGGTATTTCTTCGGGCGCTTGAGAGTTAATTCAAACTCGGACTCAGCATGACGAACGAGGTCGAT
This sequence is a window from Pyrenophora tritici-repentis strain M4 chromosome 4, whole genome shotgun sequence. Protein-coding genes within it:
- a CDS encoding UBN2 multi-domain protein codes for the protein MAVEKEEWKIPQLTAENHDTWFRRNKVKLKGKKVFYVCEKNLVQHCQIAIAGELTEAMEELEIAEADKHTKIRVNIEKRDKYLEDEATAIDLLFRSLTEDDQALIDEYDTAFQFWAYLQKKYTQTDATTANIYMTRIQTFTFNPGNTIVGSWEKLKEYRRKLVAADADTNGAYKDSALLLVLIRSLPKEFKTTIDTLNAQLNLTVEQKLKFLEEKEVRDQQDADEKALPAFRKTEKYVPPYKRRNHKSSPLSSDSESGTKFMVQCFLCDGAHGVRDCPRRERARKLLEEYDAKKSSKPPIKTLKQRNSHKKTGKAYGAEEVNSESDELSETSDSEPEEIETCRLSKDIVGKASPSTWAADTGASSHMSDQPSLFRRMIKIKRRLVRVGGGELYADWKGEAQVVCKDGSSTWLSEVLLVPNLGVNLLSGRRICAAGLKGRFNSHVLCFKLGKEIIIKATMDDGLYVVSHIADGYHETAFLGTEPHTPVKSELKVNEKERYLLYHRRFAHLGPTKIAKLHEVTTLQKKIQVPEKIEICEVCSLTKMKNSIPKQLREHKATKLALVQFDIAGPFPTSLRGNRWFLQIIDSYTRKNWVIPLKKKGDAQRELRIWKTFVEHQTGEKVKAAGTDNAPELLQQAEEWRVTQGVEIQPTTIASSHQNGPAERNIQTAEADMRAMLKDAGLPIEFWDEAVEADAYLRNRTNTGPMINGKQVSPEEAFTGTKPSIDHIRVWGSKCYSYINPKTIPADQRHDKLVDRGRIGVFMGYSETTNKQFKFYSPELGYTSRTSRLSVDEYTPGGKVELRLRNIPAGPQGTQNTMPDRKPRGRPRKDLELSPAERMEPTPTERMEPSPAEPMEPSPTEPMEPSPAEPIEPVSENLMEPSSAELTHEPVKRHRGRPRRLTTIPPTAPSDERVPNLVNEEGPEEPCTQSVREKEIPRYFTRQAKRKRSNEEIVEDERFSKIVKAMLAQVGLTEEQTRLSEKAFAATEIAGIQIPQTHEQAINDPKYGKQWKAAILEEIIALIENRTWEEVPKPKDANMVDSKWVFTVKTNLDGTVERFKARLVARGFTQAHGTDYNETFAPTVRMDTLRLFMATVAAENLECFHFDIKNAFTESHLKEEIFLKQPQGVEVKKGYVLRVLRSLYGLKQAARDWNLLIKKELLAWGFVQSLADPCMFIHKEKQLRILVYVDDIAAAAKDRAQIDWFYEKLSGRFNTKNLGRFIRSLEYELRETESAAQSTSIKSNYTSFRPATDNDTRIDITEYQQVIGSLMFAMVLTRPDIAFTLGKLSQYMSDPAEHHGHALKNLLRYLRSTVTLKLRYGPGGVHSQFVIYSDADWASDMVDRKSVSGSTAMFYGGPISWSSKKQRSVATSSCESEYIALSTCCKQGQWIAQMFRDLGFPKYIGKDTNKVQMLGDNQGAIALTKNPHLHERSKHIDVCYHFIRDLAEQGKLDVAYVPTADMVADGMTKPLQRVAFERFKNQLGVVLGPDLP